The proteins below are encoded in one region of Leptotrichia sp. oral taxon 218:
- a CDS encoding type I restriction endonuclease subunit R codes for MRNFISEDDIEQAILSKLKAEPFKYDILICDADPSKRDDLNDGTGRASKKECVLPYVMLSSLKRINPTIEEDKIKEIVKTLRQDYTGTDIVDTNYKLYRQIRNNIKITVRRNGKEDFDFVKLIDFEHPENNTFTAVSQMWIQGKVYYRRPDILIFVNGMPLVFIELKNSIVKIEEAYNKNLKDYIRDIPNLFAFNQICVLSNGLETKLGAFNATYDYFFEWLKVDSEKEKLDREAILATDNVKDSSVRYFVDGLLNKDRLIDYIENFILFENQRIKIIAKNHQYLGVNNLMESVKNRKELNGKLGVFWHTQGSGKSYSMVMFTRKMKRKIQGNFSFLVITDREDLDTQIHKNFVRTEVIGSKEECQPKDSKQLRDFLTTNKAFIFTLIHKFRYDKTKKYPVLSTRDDIIVLVDEAHRTQYKDLAENMRTALPNANFVAFTGTPLLGTKRLTNQWFGDYVSEYNFAQSVEDGSTVPLFYSRRVPEVGLENDFLDDDIVDIIEEENLNEDETRLLENASSRILEVIKRDDRLDKVAQDIAYHFPRRGFLGKGMVVSVDKYTAVKMYDKVQHYWAIEKQYIMKERNTASTKEKCEQLTRILAYMNKVEMAVIISEENDEEAKFAKQGLKISEHRAKMKEITPDGRDIEDRFKDPNDSLQLVFVCAMWLTGFDVKNLSTLYLDKPMKGHTLMQAIARANRVYPGKPAGIIVDYVNVFKYMKKALTEYATGDDGTEFPTKDIDQLIGYIDGTIDEADSFLLSLDINLEKIIDDSNTLDKLELLRSAYDTIVAKDDNKEEFKVILNTLTNLYEASKPEIFEKNWSNDKFAPLVYLHGLFYHTIDDEKVARARQKMNQILDGSVTASQEFVNYVREEPAQYMIKGTKAIDLSKIDVELLRKEIKVAKYKAIEINDLKEYIEQALEHMLNRNCTRNKFSERFKRIIDSYNAGGTKNEDYYEQLVKLLEELRQEDNRANIEGLTEEELEIYDLLIAGKKLTQAEEQKVKLSAKNLYKKLVDNRSSLLVVDWYKDEQPCAKLKHEVELSLNDDLPESYDKATFDSKVSLLMNHFVDMAVQGYGWMVQHNNT; via the coding sequence ATGCGTAATTTTATATCTGAAGACGATATTGAACAGGCTATACTTTCAAAATTAAAAGCTGAACCATTTAAATATGATATCCTCATTTGTGATGCTGATCCAAGCAAGCGTGATGATTTGAATGATGGCACAGGAAGAGCTTCTAAGAAGGAATGTGTTCTTCCCTATGTTATGCTGTCTTCCCTAAAGCGTATCAATCCAACTATCGAAGAAGATAAAATTAAAGAGATAGTAAAGACGTTAAGGCAAGATTATACAGGAACGGACATTGTAGATACCAACTACAAATTATATAGGCAAATCCGTAATAATATAAAAATCACAGTTCGTAGAAACGGCAAGGAAGATTTTGATTTTGTAAAATTGATAGACTTTGAGCATCCAGAGAACAACACTTTCACAGCGGTATCTCAGATGTGGATTCAGGGGAAGGTCTACTACAGAAGACCGGATATTCTTATCTTTGTCAATGGTATGCCCCTTGTGTTTATTGAACTGAAAAATAGTATTGTTAAGATTGAAGAAGCCTACAACAAGAATCTGAAAGATTATATCCGAGATATTCCGAATCTCTTTGCATTTAATCAGATTTGTGTGCTTTCAAATGGTTTGGAGACGAAGCTTGGTGCATTTAATGCAACCTATGACTATTTTTTTGAATGGCTCAAGGTTGATAGCGAAAAAGAAAAACTGGACAGAGAAGCAATTCTTGCTACGGATAATGTTAAGGATAGCTCTGTCAGATATTTTGTAGATGGTCTTCTTAACAAAGATAGATTGATTGACTATATTGAAAACTTCATTCTCTTTGAAAATCAGAGAATAAAGATTATTGCAAAGAATCACCAGTACTTAGGCGTTAATAATCTGATGGAATCAGTCAAGAACAGAAAAGAGCTTAATGGAAAGCTTGGTGTCTTCTGGCATACACAGGGTTCAGGCAAATCCTATTCTATGGTTATGTTTACACGTAAAATGAAGCGTAAGATTCAAGGTAATTTCTCGTTCCTCGTTATTACAGACCGTGAGGATTTGGATACTCAGATTCATAAGAACTTCGTACGTACTGAGGTTATTGGTTCTAAAGAAGAATGCCAGCCTAAGGATAGTAAGCAGTTAAGAGATTTTCTAACTACCAATAAGGCTTTTATCTTTACTTTGATTCATAAGTTCAGATACGATAAGACAAAGAAATATCCCGTCCTTTCTACTCGTGACGATATTATTGTCCTTGTTGATGAAGCACATAGAACGCAGTATAAGGATTTGGCAGAGAACATGAGAACTGCACTTCCGAATGCTAATTTTGTTGCATTTACCGGAACGCCACTCCTTGGCACAAAACGTCTGACAAATCAGTGGTTCGGAGATTATGTATCAGAGTATAATTTTGCACAGTCTGTTGAAGACGGCTCTACAGTACCTTTATTCTATTCCAGACGAGTTCCGGAAGTTGGGCTTGAGAATGATTTCCTTGACGATGACATTGTGGACATTATCGAAGAAGAAAATTTAAACGAGGATGAAACACGTCTGTTAGAAAACGCATCTTCTCGTATTTTAGAGGTCATCAAGCGTGATGACAGACTGGACAAGGTTGCACAGGATATTGCCTATCACTTCCCAAGACGAGGCTTTCTGGGAAAAGGTATGGTTGTATCTGTCGATAAATATACTGCTGTCAAAATGTATGATAAGGTTCAGCATTACTGGGCTATAGAAAAGCAGTATATCATGAAAGAGCGAAACACAGCTTCTACCAAAGAAAAATGTGAACAGCTCACTCGTATTCTTGCTTATATGAATAAGGTTGAAATGGCTGTTATCATTTCAGAGGAAAATGATGAAGAAGCCAAGTTTGCAAAGCAAGGTTTAAAGATATCTGAGCATCGTGCAAAGATGAAAGAAATCACACCAGATGGCAGAGATATTGAGGATAGATTCAAAGATCCTAATGATTCGTTGCAGCTCGTATTCGTTTGTGCGATGTGGCTGACAGGATTTGATGTAAAGAATCTTTCTACACTCTACTTGGACAAGCCGATGAAAGGACACACACTGATGCAGGCAATTGCTCGTGCAAACAGAGTGTATCCAGGAAAACCTGCCGGAATCATCGTGGATTATGTCAACGTGTTTAAATACATGAAGAAAGCATTAACAGAATATGCCACTGGTGATGACGGAACAGAATTCCCTACGAAGGATATTGACCAGCTAATAGGCTATATCGACGGTACAATCGATGAAGCAGATTCTTTCTTATTATCTTTAGATATTAATTTGGAAAAGATAATTGATGATTCAAATACTCTTGATAAGCTAGAGTTATTACGAAGTGCCTATGACACTATCGTTGCCAAAGATGATAATAAAGAGGAGTTCAAAGTTATCCTCAATACTTTGACGAATCTCTATGAAGCATCAAAGCCAGAAATCTTTGAGAAGAATTGGAGCAACGATAAGTTTGCACCGCTTGTGTATCTGCATGGTCTTTTTTATCACACTATTGATGATGAAAAAGTCGCTCGTGCCAGACAGAAAATGAATCAGATTCTGGATGGCAGTGTTACAGCAAGTCAAGAGTTTGTTAATTATGTACGTGAGGAACCTGCACAATACATGATAAAAGGCACAAAGGCTATTGATCTTTCTAAGATTGATGTCGAGCTATTGAGAAAAGAAATCAAGGTTGCTAAGTATAAAGCTATTGAGATTAACGACCTTAAGGAATACATTGAGCAAGCACTCGAACACATGCTTAATAGAAACTGTACAAGAAACAAGTTCTCAGAACGTTTCAAACGCATCATTGATTCCTATAACGCAGGTGGTACTAAAAATGAGGATTATTACGAGCAACTTGTAAAACTTCTTGAAGAACTTCGTCAGGAAGATAATCGTGCAAATATAGAAGGTCTTACAGAAGAAGAGCTGGAAATCTATGATTTGCTGATTGCTGGAAAGAAATTAACACAGGCCGAAGAGCAAAAAGTAAAACTCTCAGCTAAGAACCTTTATAAGAAGCTAGTCGACAATC